A single genomic interval of Nostoc commune NIES-4072 harbors:
- a CDS encoding competence/damage-inducible protein A, translating into MSAEIICVGTELLLGDILNGNAQFLAQQLAQLGIPHYYQTVVGDNPERLKQVIEIAISRAQILIFTGGLGPTPDDLTCETIADFFKVPLVERSDIIEDITQKFAQRGRVMSPSNRKQALIPQGAEILPNPTGTAPGIIWQPRPEITIFTFPGVPSEMHLMWEETAVPFLKSQGWGKEIIYSRSLKFWGIGESALAEKVASYLKLPNPTVAPYAGKGEVRLRVSAKATSEAAAEDLIAPIEKQLKEIAGLDFYGVNNDTLASVVGQLLRASKETLSVAESCTGGGLGQMLTEISGSSDYFWGGVISYDNSVKVGLLGVNQEDLDKFGAVSATVAEQMAVGVKTRLATTWGLSITGIAGPTGGTDTKPVGLVYIGLAGPKDEVASFEYQFGTVRGRTLIRHVSANAALDNLRRKLLTR; encoded by the coding sequence ATGAGTGCAGAAATTATTTGTGTTGGTACTGAACTGCTGCTAGGAGATATCCTCAACGGCAATGCTCAATTTTTAGCGCAACAATTAGCGCAGCTAGGAATTCCCCACTACTATCAAACAGTGGTTGGGGATAATCCAGAACGCTTGAAGCAAGTTATAGAAATTGCTATTTCCAGAGCGCAAATTCTCATTTTCACTGGTGGACTCGGCCCAACACCAGATGACCTCACCTGCGAAACCATCGCCGATTTTTTTAAAGTCCCGTTGGTAGAACGTTCTGACATCATCGAAGACATAACCCAAAAATTCGCCCAACGTGGTCGGGTTATGTCACCAAGTAACCGCAAGCAAGCTTTGATTCCCCAAGGTGCAGAAATTCTCCCCAATCCCACTGGAACAGCACCCGGTATTATTTGGCAACCTCGCCCTGAAATCACGATTTTTACATTTCCCGGTGTTCCCAGTGAAATGCACCTAATGTGGGAAGAAACAGCCGTGCCATTTCTCAAAAGTCAAGGTTGGGGTAAAGAAATTATTTACAGCCGGAGTTTAAAGTTTTGGGGTATTGGTGAATCTGCTTTGGCGGAAAAAGTTGCTTCCTATTTGAAGTTGCCAAATCCGACAGTAGCCCCTTATGCAGGTAAAGGGGAAGTAAGATTGCGAGTTTCTGCTAAAGCCACTTCTGAAGCAGCCGCAGAAGACCTAATTGCACCTATTGAAAAACAACTTAAAGAAATTGCCGGACTGGATTTTTACGGCGTTAATAATGATACTCTTGCTTCTGTAGTTGGTCAGTTGTTGCGGGCATCAAAAGAAACGCTTTCAGTGGCAGAATCTTGCACTGGTGGCGGTTTAGGGCAAATGTTGACTGAGATTTCTGGGAGTTCAGATTACTTTTGGGGTGGAGTAATTTCTTATGACAATTCGGTGAAGGTTGGACTATTGGGGGTTAACCAGGAAGATTTAGATAAATTTGGGGCAGTAAGTGCTACTGTTGCAGAGCAAATGGCTGTTGGAGTTAAAACCCGCCTTGCAACAACTTGGGGATTGAGTATTACTGGTATTGCTGGCCCAACTGGAGGGACAGATACTAAGCCGGTGGGTTTAGTTTATATTGGTTTAGCTGGGCCAAAGGATGAAGTGGCAAGTTTTGAGTATCAGTTTGGTACAGTGCGAGGACGCACTTTAATTCGTCATGTGAGCGCGAATGCAGCATTGGATAATCTGCGGCGGAAGTTGTTGACGAGGTAG
- a CDS encoding glycoside hydrolase family 15 protein, whose translation MKTSTKLLTRLDYYYQQIKTIILTRQNPITGLLPASTAITAHGDYTDAWVRDNVYSILAVWGLGLAYRKIDDDKGRTYELEHSVIKLMRGLLFAMMRQAHKVETFKHTQSLLDGLHAKYNTATGDIVVGDNEWGHLQLDATSIFLLMLAQMTAAGLPIIYSIDEVNFVQNLVYYIGRAYRTPDYGIWERGNKINRGSAELNASSVGMAKAALEAINGLDLFGVRGSQASVIHVLPDEIARARITLESLLPRESGSKEIDAALLSIISYPAFAVEDLELRDRTLNDIINKLAGKYGCKRFLRDGHQTVLEDNHRLHYEPWELKQFEHIECEWPLFFTYLVLDGLFRGEQEQVKKYQNLLESLLIEQNGLRLLPELYYVPAENIEAEKFAPQTQPRLPNENIPLVWAQSLYFLGEMLSEGLIAVGDIDPLGRHLCVGKQREALVQIALLAEDENLQTKLEVHGIEAQTPTQVEPIQVRKAGEFSAMYTQIGRNDKLGLTGRPVRRLRSLTTSRIFRISGETIVFLPSFSDSQQFYLTLDYHFLLDQIRSELAYIQKYWSDLGRPTLTLMLTHTMLEAGSEALLELMQELKDGVCNGVRVKLGRLNQLMLTAGIQRIDFLPNAEFSRSPVKNASPRCYYLAYHPEKSWRLGHTQEFQMEYETNLGLLLSYLRSSENIYEQIELLQTLTRLQGMEFDTGYGGPGYRVTVADLLDEVYTKAGDLGIWAVVRRAAGLRQMVDISLSDAVTSILVRGKQIAVGKAYSEASLITVPMSHDEIADKINHFCREDIRDRVLTQEILIYVGILIRSEPELFQGLLTLRVGYLILLITSELARELHVTQDEAYDRLMQLSPFEVKVRLRQVLTGYTGMSNLLRQQESLHVKQKESDIAWVVLPGIGEGIEVPPGGWRRFRQAEGATGRVPKEFFKQVWLLMQHCKGLVIGDKLERRNRLDSEIMLSEMTAGERNFALLVEHLLNKIEAPEYRQVNIEALIELSAIAANNPKLQIEEYIVLDVLIGHAVRLAWLENHTHRSDRYDEDKASAWRSFYNTSPRDCASYILKAFRFLTEFVKDF comes from the coding sequence ATGAAAACATCTACCAAATTGCTAACTCGCCTGGACTATTACTACCAGCAAATCAAAACGATCATTCTGACTCGCCAGAATCCAATTACTGGTTTACTACCTGCGAGTACAGCGATTACAGCCCACGGTGATTATACTGATGCCTGGGTGCGAGACAATGTTTACAGCATTTTAGCAGTTTGGGGTTTAGGACTTGCATACCGCAAGATTGACGACGACAAAGGACGCACCTATGAATTAGAACACAGTGTCATCAAACTAATGCGCGGGTTGTTGTTTGCAATGATGCGACAAGCTCATAAAGTAGAGACATTTAAACATACTCAGTCGCTACTAGATGGACTGCACGCCAAATATAATACCGCGACCGGTGACATTGTTGTTGGTGATAATGAATGGGGACATTTGCAACTTGATGCCACATCTATATTTTTGCTGATGTTGGCGCAAATGACGGCAGCAGGATTGCCAATAATTTATAGCATTGATGAAGTTAATTTTGTCCAAAATTTGGTTTACTACATTGGACGAGCCTATCGCACACCAGATTACGGCATTTGGGAACGCGGTAATAAAATTAATCGTGGTAGTGCTGAGTTAAATGCCAGTTCTGTAGGCATGGCAAAAGCTGCTTTAGAAGCTATCAACGGACTGGATTTGTTTGGTGTGCGTGGTAGTCAAGCATCGGTAATTCATGTGCTACCAGATGAAATTGCCCGCGCCCGAATTACTTTAGAATCCTTATTACCGAGAGAATCTGGTTCCAAAGAAATTGATGCGGCGCTGTTAAGTATTATTAGTTATCCTGCCTTTGCAGTGGAAGATTTGGAGTTACGCGATCGCACTTTAAACGATATCATCAATAAACTCGCAGGTAAATACGGCTGCAAACGCTTTCTACGTGATGGACACCAAACCGTTTTAGAAGATAATCATCGCTTACACTACGAACCGTGGGAACTCAAACAATTTGAGCATATTGAATGCGAATGGCCGTTATTTTTTACTTATTTAGTCCTAGATGGATTATTTCGCGGCGAACAAGAACAAGTTAAAAAATACCAAAATCTTTTAGAATCATTACTTATCGAACAAAACGGCTTGCGTTTATTGCCAGAACTTTATTATGTTCCAGCCGAAAACATAGAAGCAGAAAAGTTTGCACCCCAAACGCAACCACGTTTACCCAATGAAAATATTCCCTTGGTGTGGGCGCAGAGTTTATATTTTCTTGGTGAAATGTTGAGTGAAGGTTTAATTGCGGTTGGTGATATCGACCCTTTAGGAAGACATTTGTGTGTGGGCAAACAGCGCGAGGCGTTGGTACAAATTGCTTTATTAGCAGAAGATGAAAATTTACAAACAAAACTAGAAGTTCACGGAATTGAAGCGCAAACACCCACCCAAGTAGAACCGATTCAAGTGAGGAAAGCTGGAGAATTTTCAGCTATGTATACCCAAATTGGACGTAACGATAAACTTGGTTTAACTGGACGACCAGTGCGAAGGTTGCGGAGTTTAACAACATCTAGAATCTTTCGGATTAGCGGTGAAACAATTGTATTTTTGCCTTCATTTTCCGACTCTCAACAGTTTTACTTAACCCTTGATTACCATTTTTTACTGGATCAAATTAGAAGCGAACTAGCTTACATTCAAAAATATTGGAGTGATTTAGGTCGTCCTACCTTGACTTTAATGTTGACGCATACCATGTTAGAAGCCGGTTCAGAAGCATTACTAGAATTGATGCAAGAACTGAAAGATGGTGTTTGTAACGGTGTGCGGGTGAAATTAGGGCGGTTAAATCAGCTAATGCTGACAGCTGGAATCCAAAGAATTGATTTTCTACCCAATGCAGAATTCTCGCGATCGCCAGTAAAAAATGCTAGCCCACGTTGCTATTATCTAGCTTATCATCCTGAGAAAAGCTGGCGTTTAGGACATACCCAAGAATTTCAAATGGAGTATGAAACTAACTTGGGGTTATTACTTTCTTATCTGCGCTCATCAGAGAATATCTACGAGCAAATCGAGTTATTGCAAACTTTAACTCGCTTGCAGGGAATGGAATTTGATACAGGATATGGTGGCCCAGGATATCGCGTTACCGTTGCTGATTTACTAGATGAAGTTTATACCAAAGCTGGAGATTTAGGCATTTGGGCAGTAGTGCGTCGGGCTGCTGGGCTACGACAAATGGTTGATATCAGCCTATCAGATGCAGTCACAAGTATTTTGGTACGGGGTAAACAAATTGCTGTGGGTAAAGCTTACAGTGAAGCGTCCTTAATTACCGTACCCATGTCCCACGATGAGATTGCCGATAAAATTAATCATTTTTGTCGTGAGGATATCCGCGATCGCGTCCTCACTCAAGAGATTTTAATCTATGTTGGTATTTTAATTCGCTCAGAACCCGAACTATTTCAGGGACTACTAACGCTGAGAGTCGGCTATCTCATCTTATTAATCACCAGCGAACTAGCGCGAGAATTGCATGTCACTCAAGATGAAGCTTATGATCGCTTAATGCAACTTTCACCCTTTGAAGTTAAAGTGCGCTTGCGTCAGGTATTAACTGGATATACTGGCATGAGTAACCTGTTACGCCAGCAAGAATCACTGCACGTCAAACAAAAAGAAAGTGATATTGCTTGGGTAGTGCTACCAGGAATCGGCGAAGGAATAGAAGTTCCGCCAGGTGGTTGGCGGCGGTTTCGCCAAGCTGAGGGTGCAACGGGGCGCGTACCAAAAGAATTTTTTAAGCAAGTTTGGCTATTAATGCAACATTGCAAGGGTTTAGTAATTGGCGATAAGCTAGAGCGCCGCAATCGTTTAGATAGTGAGATAATGTTGTCGGAAATGACAGCTGGGGAAAGAAATTTTGCTCTGTTAGTTGAGCATTTGCTGAATAAAATTGAAGCTCCAGAATATCGACAAGTAAATATTGAAGCATTAATAGAATTATCTGCGATCGCAGCCAATAATCCTAAGCTGCAAATTGAAGAATATATTGTGTTGGATGTGTTAATTGGTCATGCAGTGCGATTGGCGTGGCTGGAAAACCATACTCATCGCAGCGATCGGTATGACGAGGATAAGGCGAGTGCGTGGCGATCGTTTTATAATACTTCACCTAGAGATTGCGCTAGTTATATTTTGAAGGCGTTCAGGTTCTTGACGGAATTTGTGAAAGATTTTTAA
- a CDS encoding plasmid pRiA4b ORF-3 family protein: MNSTPDTNYPICITGKRACPPEDCGGSWGYAELLSIITSPSHPEYEERMEWVGEGFSPDTFDINEVNQRLQEFK, translated from the coding sequence TTGAACTCAACTCCTGATACAAACTACCCCATATGTATCACTGGGAAGCGTGCTTGTCCTCCTGAAGATTGTGGTGGTTCTTGGGGCTATGCAGAGTTACTCTCAATAATTACTTCACCGTCACATCCAGAATACGAAGAGAGGATGGAGTGGGTAGGTGAAGGCTTTAGTCCAGATACCTTCGACATTAATGAAGTTAATCAAAGGTTACAAGAATTCAAATAA
- a CDS encoding IS1380 family transposase has product MTPNKNHCIPEQFVFGQVESRPVVVNFKGEPVTSDAGLILIAELDRKREITSRLAACFKDYREPNKVLHPVHSLIAQRIYGLIMGYEDINDHETLRHDPIFALTVGKVINSKRESFNLAGKSTLNRLEHCPEEVTSKENSRYHRIEYDSSAIETLLVELFLESYQKPPRQIIVDLDVTDNLVHGLQEETFFNPYYKGYCYAPLYIFCGKQILAAKLRASNLDPAAWGLEELQRVIKIIRLRWNNVKITIRGDSAYSREEIMAWCESQTGIEYVFGLPENNRLIQLSQSIKYRASQEYSRKIEPVVEFFESLFPGAPDWGKSSEERICRHAMAEKHI; this is encoded by the coding sequence ATGACCCCAAATAAAAATCATTGTATACCGGAACAGTTCGTATTTGGACAAGTAGAGTCACGTCCAGTTGTAGTTAATTTCAAGGGTGAGCCTGTAACATCTGATGCAGGATTAATACTAATTGCGGAACTAGACAGAAAAAGAGAAATAACATCACGGCTGGCAGCATGTTTCAAAGATTACCGAGAGCCAAATAAAGTTTTACATCCAGTTCACAGCTTAATTGCACAAAGGATATATGGCTTAATCATGGGTTATGAAGATATAAATGACCATGAAACTCTACGTCACGACCCAATATTTGCGCTGACAGTTGGAAAAGTGATTAATTCAAAGCGAGAATCATTTAATTTGGCAGGAAAAAGTACCTTAAATCGTCTCGAACATTGTCCAGAAGAGGTAACTTCAAAAGAAAATAGTCGGTATCACCGTATTGAATATGATTCATCAGCGATAGAAACACTATTAGTTGAGCTATTTTTAGAATCCTATCAAAAGCCACCACGGCAGATAATCGTGGATTTAGATGTTACGGATAATTTAGTACATGGTTTGCAAGAAGAAACATTTTTTAATCCTTATTATAAAGGATATTGTTATGCTCCACTTTATATTTTCTGCGGTAAACAAATACTAGCCGCAAAACTTCGTGCATCTAACTTAGACCCGGCAGCATGGGGATTAGAAGAATTACAACGAGTCATAAAAATAATACGCTTGCGATGGAATAATGTAAAAATTACTATTCGAGGAGATAGTGCATATTCTAGAGAAGAGATTATGGCATGGTGTGAATCTCAAACTGGAATTGAGTATGTGTTTGGACTTCCTGAAAATAATCGCCTAATCCAGCTATCTCAGTCAATCAAGTATCGTGCATCCCAAGAATACTCAAGGAAAATTGAACCCGTAGTTGAGTTTTTTGAAAGCTTATTTCCCGGAGCGCCGGATTGGGGTAAAAGTAGCGAAGAGAGAATTTGCCGCCACGCAATGGCTGAAAAGCATATCTAG
- a CDS encoding plasmid partition protein ParG, with protein sequence MFKLSDIIRLLSGFFNVSEQKQVAYRMFMSESLRAKFKSLCALKQLSMNEVLVELVENWIKESESKSDRDKGAA encoded by the coding sequence ATGTTTAAGCTCAGTGACATAATTAGGTTATTGAGCGGGTTTTTTAATGTGTCAGAACAAAAGCAAGTTGCTTACAGAATGTTTATGTCTGAATCTTTGAGAGCGAAATTTAAATCTCTCTGCGCTCTCAAGCAGCTCAGTATGAATGAGGTTTTGGTTGAATTGGTAGAAAACTGGATCAAGGAATCTGAAAGCAAATCAGATAGAGACAAAGGGGCTGCATGA
- a CDS encoding plasmid replication protein, CyRepA1 family: MLSSRPIPTNKNNSCPICENITGACRVFADNTVFCHGLADTRKGEKANGYVCVKPSNGHTATFKPDNSQEWTEERRREWEQRKAYLHQQAQEQHQQKRERALSNCDRHKLYSEILDGLPQDEKLIAELQQRGFTPEEIANCGFKSVTKYQELPRQFDKRLPGVTESGNKLIVSGDGYLCPIRDFEGRIVALQLRLYNPGDGGRYRWVSSPEQTLPLLIGDSLENPLAVFHPAKPEGIALVEGTGAKPFLTSSRFNLLTIGAAGGQFAVSPNLLKDCLDRALAETGGEKKLDIFADAGDVQNRQVVSRWKAVTELLSNFGWDFQFGWWGQFTKNDSDIDELAPTEYSKIQYISAKEFFAIADKELKIIEQQKQTADKAKEKRDEIEQLASIRRQLTHITEIPYRVVNVPHMGEVLKDLIEPGTVNIIISDTGTGKTESVKPFAEKSEAFYSWHNRRSLGRKMSSELGLNYKDDISGNGQKKKAAFCAPSAYQFEPKNLSNGGTLLFDECDQVFDFIFGSLCNKDGIRPLILAILEAHFQSAIAGNGIVLCMSADTTQKEIDYIKAVTPEGTPVRLIINKYQPKRPDINLDTSPSPEGLLDLLVEKLKAGINCFVLDDMKDGVKGCKSIAEYVRQELKDIPDLTLEIHSDSMDDPNVQEFVQSADKKSEQYRFVVTSPSIISGLSLKNQRFVNGVFAFCNGILGDREIKQFLNRVRGAEDIYMWIAEEGYPPRGVNPDLVTPQEIHDYYQRNYGANSKHILSFKHDYDPMTHEWTSPHFELFVKNLSYKLMTMKYLRHFTVEHLKEIGYGIIEQQFTPSKGTKEIADKLKNIWGSIDLKEAEAIAAARILSDAEMEAIQHSGEDMPPELKPAYLKTRMLQIFGQELIDATTFTHNSGTELSGFAAMALKNKGGRYGRHLENFYLLNQDIGEAIARDYAAEARQLKVSGERFAGDIRWNASKRKAWEFLGLPEFLNPDKWWEPKDFEQMGNTAKKYNHRVRDTLGLKVENITNGQIFGELVHQIGLELETKKADGQKWKYRRISLDSWKFAQMYLAHKQAIKLAKEPLVEVATVPEIDSIVSMLIDYLPRISHEQEKNTWVSQI, translated from the coding sequence ATGCTTAGTAGTCGCCCAATCCCCACCAACAAAAATAATTCTTGTCCCATTTGCGAAAACATAACAGGAGCTTGTCGAGTTTTTGCAGATAATACAGTTTTCTGTCATGGGCTAGCAGATACCCGAAAAGGCGAAAAAGCTAATGGCTATGTATGTGTAAAACCTAGCAATGGACATACAGCCACATTCAAACCTGATAATTCTCAGGAATGGACAGAAGAACGGCGGCGCGAGTGGGAGCAGCGCAAAGCTTATCTACACCAGCAGGCCCAAGAGCAACATCAGCAGAAGCGAGAAAGAGCATTAAGCAATTGCGATCGACATAAGCTTTACTCGGAAATTTTAGACGGTCTGCCACAGGATGAAAAATTAATTGCTGAGTTACAGCAAAGAGGTTTCACCCCAGAAGAAATTGCCAATTGTGGATTTAAATCCGTCACCAAATATCAAGAGCTACCAAGGCAGTTTGATAAACGTCTACCAGGGGTTACAGAGTCCGGCAACAAGCTAATTGTTAGCGGTGATGGTTACTTGTGCCCAATTAGAGATTTTGAAGGGCGTATCGTAGCGTTACAGCTGCGGCTGTACAATCCTGGCGATGGTGGGCGCTACAGATGGGTAAGCAGTCCAGAGCAAACACTACCTCTTTTAATCGGAGACAGCTTAGAGAATCCTTTGGCTGTATTTCATCCTGCCAAGCCAGAAGGAATTGCCCTTGTAGAGGGTACAGGCGCGAAACCATTCTTAACTAGCAGCCGATTTAATCTATTGACCATCGGCGCGGCTGGTGGTCAGTTTGCTGTCAGCCCCAATCTTTTGAAAGATTGCCTTGATAGGGCATTAGCTGAAACTGGAGGAGAGAAAAAACTTGATATATTTGCCGATGCTGGAGACGTACAAAATCGGCAAGTAGTCAGCCGATGGAAAGCTGTTACTGAATTATTGAGTAATTTTGGATGGGATTTTCAGTTTGGATGGTGGGGTCAATTCACAAAAAATGATAGCGATATCGATGAGCTTGCCCCCACTGAATACTCAAAAATACAGTACATTTCTGCCAAAGAATTCTTTGCGATCGCTGACAAAGAACTAAAAATAATTGAGCAGCAAAAACAGACAGCAGATAAAGCTAAAGAGAAGCGCGATGAAATAGAACAGCTTGCAAGTATCCGCCGGCAACTAACTCATATTACAGAGATACCTTACCGTGTGGTGAACGTGCCACACATGGGAGAAGTTCTAAAAGATTTGATTGAACCGGGGACAGTTAACATAATTATCTCTGACACAGGCACGGGTAAAACTGAAAGTGTAAAACCGTTCGCTGAAAAGAGTGAAGCATTCTATAGCTGGCATAATCGGCGTTCACTTGGCCGCAAGATGAGCAGTGAGCTAGGACTGAATTACAAAGACGATATTAGCGGTAATGGGCAAAAGAAAAAAGCTGCTTTTTGTGCCCCTAGTGCTTACCAGTTTGAACCTAAGAATTTGTCAAATGGTGGTACTCTCCTGTTTGATGAATGTGACCAAGTTTTTGATTTTATTTTTGGTTCACTCTGTAATAAAGATGGTATCCGCCCGTTAATCCTGGCAATACTTGAAGCACATTTTCAATCGGCGATCGCTGGCAATGGTATTGTGCTTTGCATGAGTGCTGACACTACCCAAAAAGAAATTGATTACATCAAAGCAGTTACCCCAGAAGGTACACCAGTAAGATTAATCATCAACAAATATCAGCCAAAAAGACCGGATATTAATCTAGATACTTCTCCTTCCCCAGAAGGGTTATTAGATTTACTGGTTGAAAAATTGAAAGCAGGTATTAACTGTTTTGTTCTGGATGACATGAAAGATGGGGTTAAAGGTTGTAAGTCTATCGCTGAATATGTGCGTCAAGAATTAAAAGATATTCCTGACTTAACCCTTGAGATTCACTCTGACTCAATGGACGATCCTAATGTACAGGAGTTCGTACAATCGGCTGATAAAAAATCTGAGCAATATCGATTTGTTGTTACCAGTCCTTCGATTATTTCAGGTCTTAGCCTGAAAAATCAGCGTTTTGTAAATGGTGTTTTTGCCTTCTGTAACGGCATTCTAGGCGATAGAGAGATTAAGCAGTTTCTCAATAGAGTTAGAGGCGCGGAAGACATTTATATGTGGATTGCTGAGGAAGGATACCCACCAAGAGGAGTTAACCCAGACTTGGTTACGCCGCAAGAAATTCATGATTATTATCAGCGAAATTATGGAGCTAACAGCAAACATATTCTCTCATTCAAACATGATTATGACCCAATGACACACGAGTGGACATCACCACACTTTGAACTGTTCGTGAAAAATCTTTCTTACAAACTCATGACGATGAAGTATTTACGCCACTTCACTGTCGAGCATTTAAAAGAAATAGGCTATGGAATTATTGAACAGCAGTTTACCCCATCTAAAGGCACAAAAGAAATAGCAGATAAATTAAAAAATATCTGGGGAAGTATCGATTTAAAAGAGGCAGAAGCTATAGCAGCCGCTAGAATTTTGAGTGATGCTGAGATGGAGGCGATACAGCATAGCGGTGAAGATATGCCCCCAGAATTAAAGCCAGCATATCTAAAAACTCGAATGCTCCAAATCTTTGGACAAGAGTTAATCGACGCTACGACATTTACACACAATTCGGGTACTGAGCTATCAGGTTTTGCAGCAATGGCACTTAAAAATAAAGGTGGTCGCTATGGTCGCCACCTAGAGAATTTTTACTTGCTAAATCAAGATATTGGAGAAGCGATCGCCCGTGACTATGCAGCCGAAGCAAGGCAATTAAAAGTATCTGGTGAAAGATTCGCTGGTGATATTCGATGGAATGCCAGCAAGCGTAAAGCATGGGAATTCTTAGGACTACCAGAGTTTTTAAACCCTGATAAATGGTGGGAACCTAAAGACTTTGAACAGATGGGTAATACAGCCAAAAAGTATAATCACCGTGTACGGGACACGTTAGGTTTAAAGGTTGAGAACATTACCAATGGTCAGATTTTTGGTGAACTTGTACATCAAATCGGGCTGGAGCTAGAAACCAAAAAAGCAGACGGACAGAAGTGGAAGTATCGCCGTATTAGTCTTGATAGCTGGAAGTTTGCCCAAATGTATCTAGCTCATAAGCAAGCGATAAAGCTAGCCAAAGAACCTTTAGTAGAAGTGGCAACAGTGCCAGAGATAGATTCAATAGTTTCAATGTTAATAGACTACTTACCCCGGATTTCTCACGAGCAAGAAAAAAACACTTGGGTTAGCCAGATTTAG
- a CDS encoding YkvA family protein has protein sequence MKFSIESLYTWYRNVLRNPKYRWWVILGTLAYLVSPFDILPDFIPVAGQIDDVFLLTLLVSEVSGLVIEGWKARKGEVGTEASNTTEGSTSTASSNASTIDVDAVSVK, from the coding sequence ATGAAATTTTCAATCGAATCACTTTACACCTGGTATCGCAATGTGCTTCGTAACCCGAAGTACCGTTGGTGGGTAATTTTAGGAACGCTAGCCTATTTGGTTAGCCCATTTGATATTCTTCCAGATTTTATACCCGTTGCGGGACAGATTGATGATGTTTTCCTTTTGACTCTGCTAGTTTCGGAGGTGTCTGGGCTAGTAATTGAGGGCTGGAAGGCTCGTAAGGGTGAAGTGGGTACTGAAGCATCTAATACTACTGAGGGTTCTACCTCTACTGCAAGCTCTAACGCAAGCACTATTGATGTTGATGCTGTTTCTGTTAAGTAG
- a CDS encoding MotA/TolQ/ExbB proton channel family protein, producing the protein MDILDLFYKGGPAMWPLLVLSILSLSVIFERLWFWLRILTQEKQIVDRILDAAQNNWQEAADIAKRASHQPVGRFLYAPLRFPKTDAETFRLALEATAEDELAGMRRGEKLLEAVIALAPLLGLLGTVLGLIQSLRSIRIGDLGTESTAGVTTGIGESLISTASGLIVAIISLVFYRLFQSFVVNQVKVFRKAGNEMELLYRQSPPDFSNSTSAIVRENFTPPRKPGKTRLPEPPEPPNAPN; encoded by the coding sequence GTGGATATTTTAGATTTATTTTATAAGGGTGGGCCAGCGATGTGGCCTTTGCTTGTTCTCTCGATTCTGTCCTTGAGTGTGATTTTTGAGCGCTTGTGGTTTTGGTTACGAATTTTGACTCAGGAAAAGCAAATAGTTGATCGCATCCTGGATGCTGCCCAGAATAATTGGCAAGAAGCTGCTGATATTGCAAAACGAGCAAGCCATCAGCCTGTCGGGCGTTTTCTCTATGCTCCCTTACGTTTTCCAAAAACTGATGCGGAAACCTTTCGACTAGCACTTGAGGCTACAGCCGAAGATGAGTTAGCTGGAATGCGGCGGGGCGAAAAACTTCTAGAAGCCGTAATTGCCCTTGCGCCCCTACTGGGATTGTTAGGTACGGTTTTAGGTCTAATCCAGTCTCTACGCTCAATTCGGATTGGTGATTTGGGAACTGAATCTACCGCCGGAGTAACTACTGGTATTGGTGAATCGTTAATTAGTACCGCAAGCGGGCTAATAGTTGCCATTATTAGTTTGGTATTCTATCGCCTATTTCAAAGTTTTGTAGTCAACCAAGTCAAAGTTTTTCGGAAGGCTGGGAATGAGATGGAATTGCTCTACCGTCAGTCCCCCCCTGATTTTAGTAATAGTACATCAGCAATTGTCCGGGAAAATTTCACTCCACCCCGCAAGCCAGGAAAGACTAGGTTACCTGAACCTCCTGAACCCCCGAATGCACCTAATTAG